In Brevibacillus brevis, a genomic segment contains:
- a CDS encoding helix-turn-helix domain-containing protein, giving the protein MVKKGQTFRSYSHELKVEAIRLHIEEGWTYRRIMEHLGIPDRHRLKVWMKKYKQLGEFGLMDQRGRREEYVDQDRYVKKLKRENSMLKKCLKIWMREVQPISMRRSSK; this is encoded by the coding sequence ATGGTGAAAAAGGGGCAAACGTTTAGAAGTTATTCTCACGAATTAAAGGTGGAAGCCATACGACTGCATATCGAAGAAGGATGGACATACCGTCGAATCATGGAGCATCTGGGGATTCCGGACCGCCACCGGCTTAAAGTATGGATGAAAAAATATAAACAGTTAGGCGAATTTGGGTTGATGGATCAACGAGGTAGACGTGAAGAATATGTTGACCAAGATCGATATGTTAAAAAGCTAAAACGAGAGAACTCGATGCTAAAAAAGTGTTTGAAAATCTGGATGCGGGAGGTGCAGCCCATAAGTATGAGGCGATCAAGCAAGTAG